Proteins encoded by one window of Arabidopsis thaliana chromosome 2, partial sequence:
- a CDS encoding Cystatin/monellin superfamily protein (Cystatin/monellin superfamily protein; FUNCTIONS IN: cysteine-type endopeptidase inhibitor activity; INVOLVED IN: biological_process unknown; LOCATED IN: cellular_component unknown; CONTAINS InterPro DOMAIN/s: Proteinase inhibitor I25, cystatin (InterPro:IPR000010), Proteinase inhibitor I25, cystatin, conserved region (InterPro:IPR020381), Cystatin-related, plant (InterPro:IPR006525); BEST Arabidopsis thaliana protein match is: Cystatin/monellin superfamily protein (TAIR:AT1G63190.1); Has 35333 Blast hits to 34131 proteins in 2444 species: Archae - 798; Bacteria - 22429; Metazoa - 974; Fungi - 991; Plants - 531; Viruses - 0; Other Eukaryotes - 9610 (source: NCBI BLink).) has product MGDDLPDWRNKLEPVFLEFEDGCVPEEHYYPCIRRREDEEPKISAEEEYYLMVKEVEDSKGFDIDFAKFRCVFNYRPVDLDDNELALEPETTREFMDRLCRKSLEHFNEIHSTKYEFVRFIKANHHVSAGMMYFITFEGKLLSNDDDSKQFQAKLCYCGGTPEIISCELKP; this is encoded by the exons ATGGGGGATGATTTACCAG ATTGGAGAAATAAGCTGGAACCTgtgtttttggaatttgagGATGGTTGTGTTCCTGAGGAACATTATTATCCGTGTATAAGACGCCGTGAGGATGAAGAGCCCAAGATCTCGGCGGAAGAAGAGTATTACCTCATGGTGAAAGAAGTCGAGGATTCCAAG GGTTTTGACATCGATTTCGCCAAGTTCCGCTGCGTTTTCAATTACCGACCAGTTGATCTCGATGACAACGAGTTGGCTTTGGAACCAGAAACTACCAGAGAGTTTATGGACAGACTGTGTCGGAAATCCCTTGAGCATTTCAATGAAATTCATAGTACAAAATATGAATTTGTCAGGTTTATCAAAGCCAATCATCACGTCTCTGCTGGCATGATGTATTTCATTACCTTTGAAGGTAAGCTACTTTCCAATGATGATGACTCAAAACAGTTCCAAGCTAAGCTCTGCTATTGCGGTGGTACCCCCGAAATCATCTCATGCGAACTCAAACCCTAG